The Plectropomus leopardus isolate mb chromosome 7, YSFRI_Pleo_2.0, whole genome shotgun sequence genome window below encodes:
- the zmp:0000000930 gene encoding uncharacterized protein zmp:0000000930: MNCVSRGGCYLVNSYCELQEENQWRKESYEAYWLSVVLETRPQYKLTLSETDNIRKESYKQQQVTHFTVERSPSQILRLGSNSTGMTEHRLPLFNIGKDLRRATTTFGRTGRPVPEDNRVVKREMTVITRDSSKPVRVNFRASSLMSSPRETSHRVKRRE, translated from the exons ATGAACTGTGTGAGCAGAGGAGGCTGCTACCTGGTGAACTCCTACTGTGAGCTTCAGGAGGAAAACCAGTGGAGGAAGGAGAGCTACGAGGCATACTGGCTCAGCGTGGTCCTTGAGACCAGACCACAATACAA GTTGACGCTGTCGGAAACAGACAACATTCGTAAAGAGAGTTACAAGCAGCAACAGGTGACCCACTTCACAGTTGAGAGGAGTCCCAGCCAGATACTGCGGCTGGGCAGCAACAGCACAGGCATGACAGAGCACCGGCTACCCTTGTTCAACATCGGCAAGGACCTACGTCGTGCCACCACCACCTTTGGGCGCACAGGACGGCCAGTCCCGGAGGATAATAGAGTGGTTAAACGGGAAATGACCGTCATAACTCGGGACAGTAGCAAGCCGGTCAGAGTGAACTTCAGAGCCTCGAGTCTGATGTCTTCACCGAGAGAAACGTCTCATCGGGTGAAAAGGAGGGAATGA
- the mrpl32 gene encoding 39S ribosomal protein L32, mitochondrial encodes MMNLAALVQSLRCSLLHIERRLLQAAGLTIDRQLGPALAVNGPSLLPQLRREEEQQQSPEQPAGLLDSILWMAAPKKRRTIEINRTRRRAENKLLRVKNNIEPCLECGHLKQKHIMCGFCYAKVAKETARIRSQIQAMEGGPLRAPTVETVILYEGETPSEQDKDKRIVERPRKRPAWFSQ; translated from the exons ATGATGAATTTAGCGGCTTTAGTGCAGAGCCTCAGATGCTCGCTGTTACACATTGAGAGGAGACTCCTGCAGGCGGCCGGACTGACGATAGACAGACAGCTGG gtcCAGCTCTGGCAGTAAATGGCCCCAGCCTCTTGCCTCAGCTCcgcagggaggaggagcagcagcagagccccGAGCAGCCTGCTGGCCTCCTGGACAGCATCCTGTGGATGGCAGCACCCAAGAAGAGGCGCACCATAGAGATCAACCGCACCAGGAGGAGAGCTGAAAACAAACTCCTGAGAGTGAAG aacAACATCGAGCCGTGTCTAGAGTGTGGCCACTTGAAGCAGAAACACATCATGTGTGGCTTCTGTTACGCCAAGGTGGCCAAGGAGACGGCTCGGATTCGTAGTCAGATACAAGCGATGGAAGGCGGCCCGCTGAGGGCCCCGACTGTGGAGACTGTCATCCTGTATGAGGGTGAGACACCGAGTGAGCAGGACAAAGACAAGAGGATTGTGGAGCGTCCCCGGAAGAGGCCGGCCTGGTTCAGTCAGTGA
- the ccdc127a gene encoding coiled-coil domain-containing protein 127a, protein MNNLNDPPRWNIQPDPRGRGAGADDGNQWNYALLVPMLGLAAFRWIWTRESQREIQQVKAQYDKDVSAIKNEMEARYRGTLIERSRAAATLELELEKERQRVKGYKQALVSQSHQLMEERKQLHQEREALEEEKQRLVKSGAAGAMLHQALERENNWYQRATATLKELEAQLVERQNAYCSLIQPRDQRLEMEKNMLLKVVKNPIGAELNLESDLKDIFKRDKHCADLLNMDKRKNGSLMWVYLKYWQLQVTVQKHKRAEEAILGGKSNTK, encoded by the exons ATGAATAACTTAAATGACCCCCCCAGATGGAACATCCAACCAGACCCCAGAGGACGGGGGGCGGGGGCCGATGATGGCAACCAATGGAACTACGCCCTGCTGGTCCCCATGCTGGGACTGGCTGCATTTC GTTGGATCTGGACCAGGGAGTCTCAGAGGGAGATCCAGCAGGTCAAAGCCCAGTATGACAAGGATGTTTCCGCAATAAAAAACGAAATGGAAGCACGCTACCGAGGGACACTGATAGAGAGGAGTAGGGCAGCAGCCACACTagagctggagctggagaagGAGAGACAAAGGGTCAAAGGCTACAAGCAGGCCCTGGTCTCACAGAGCCATCAGCTGATGGAAGAACGGAAACAGTTACATCAG GAGCGTGAGGCCTTGGAGGAAGAGAAGCAAAGGCTGGTTAAGTCTGGCGCTGCAGGGGCTATGCTGCATCAAGCCCTGGAGCGAGAGAACAACTGGTACCAGCGAGCCACCGCCACTCTGAAGGAGCTGGAGGCTCAGCTCGTGGAGCGCCAGAATGCCTACTGCTCCCTCATCCAACCTCGGGATCAGCGGCTGGAGATGGAGAAGAATATGCTGCTTAAGGTCGTCAAAAACCCCATAGGGGCGGAACTGAACCTAGAGTCCGATCTGAAGGATATTTTTAAGAGAGATAAGCACTGTGCAGACCTGCTAAACATGGACAAGAGGAAGAATGGCAGTCTCATGTGGGTGTACCTCAAGTACTGGCAGCTGCAGGTCACTGTCCAGAAACACAAGAGGGCTGAAGAAGCGATATTAGGAGGGAAGTCTAATACAAAGTGA